CTGCTGACACCTAATGAAGTGAGAATGGTAGTTAGCAGAGAAGCCAAGATAAAGTAAAGGATAAAAAGTGGGAAAACTTTTTTCAGTTGTACGCCTTGTTTATTTTCTTGTTGGCGACTTTGCCAGTAGGAGAGAAAGAGAGTGATGGGAATGATCGCTAAGGTGCGTGTGAGTTTAACAATGGTTGCAGACTCGAGGGTATTGGTCTGATAAAGACTGTCCCAGGCACTAGCTGTGGCCGTTACAGAAGAAGTATCATTGACCGCAGTTCCTGCAAAGAGGGCAAAGCCGTCATTAGATAGGTGAAGCCAGGTTCCTAGAGTTGGAAAGATGAGCGCAGCCAAGATATTGAAGAAAAAGATAACGGAAATGGCTTGGGCAACCTCCTTTTCTTTGGCATGGATAACGGGTGCTGTAGCAGCAATGGCAGAGCCACCACAGATAGAAGAACCCACTCCAATCAAGGTAGCTAGTTTTGTGTCTAGCGCAAAGAAACGCTGGAAGAGGTAGGCGACGATTAAGGAAATAGAAATGGTGGAAAGGATGACAGGGAGTGAAGATTGTCCAACTGCGAAGACTTGCGAGATATTGAGACCAAAACCGAGTAAGATAACGGCATACTGGAGCAATTTTTTGGAACTAAAGGTCAATCCAGCATCCAGTTGTTTGTAGGGTGAGAGCCAGGGGTGAAGAAGCATTCCAGCAAAAATTGCAAAGACAGGTGCACCCACGACGGGGAAAAATCCTCCCAGGAACCAAGATACGATAGAAATGAGAAGGCAGGCCAAGATTCCTGCTCCATTTTTTGATAAAAATGACATATAAACCTCCGAAAATAAGCACTTATTATTATAGACCTGTCGAGAAGAAAAGTAAAACAGAAAGTGAAAAATGCAGGTTTCAGATGGATTTTGCGGTCAGGGAGCTTTTGTAGTATAATAGTACTATGTTCTGTAAGCAAGGGGGTATCTATGGACTTAACCAAGCGCTTTAATAAACAATTAGATAAGATTCAAGTGTCCTTGATTCGTCAGTTTGACCAGGCAATTTCAGAGACCCCTGGAGTTCTGCGTTTGACCTTGGGGGAACCTGATTTTACAACGCCAGATCATGTCAAGGAGGCAGCCAAGCGAGCCATTGACCAGAACCAGTCCTACTATACAGGGATGAGCGGTTTACTGACCTTGCGCCAGGCAGCCAGTGATTTTGTAAAAGAAAAATACCAGCTAGATTATAATCCTGAAAATGAAATTTTGGTTACAATTGGGGCGACAGAGGCTTTATCTGCTACTTTGACAGCTATTTTGGAAGAGGGAGACAAGGTGCTCTTGCCAGCTCCTGCTTATCCAGGATATGAGCCTATTGTCAACCTAGTTGGGGCAGAGATTGTCGAGATTGATACAACTGAAAATGGTTTTGTCTTGACTCCTGAAATGTTGGAGAAGGCAATTTTGGAGCAGGGGGACAAGCTCAAAGCGGTTATTCTCAACTATCCAGCCAATCCGACAGGAATTACCTATAGTCGGGAGCAGCTGGAAGCCTTGGCTGCTGTTTTACGTAAATACGAGATTTTTGTGGTCTGTGATGAGGTTTACTCAGAATTAACCTATACAGGCGAAGCCCATGTATCTCTGGGAACTATGCTGAGAGACCAGGCTATTATCATCAATGGCTTATCTAAGTCCCATGCCATGACTGGTTGGCGTTTAGGTTTTATCTTAGCACCAGCAAACTTCACAGCTCAACTCATCAAGAGTCACCAGTACTTGGTCACTGCCGCAAATACCATGGCCCAACATGCTGCAGTAGAAGCCTTGACCGCTGGTAAAAACGACGCAGAGCCTATGAAGAAGGAATACATCCAGCGTCGAGATTATATCATCGAAAAGATGACTGCTCTTGGTTTTGAGATTATCAAACCAGACGGTGCCTTCTATATCTTTGCTAAGATTCCAGAAGGTTACAATCAAGACTCCTTTGCTTTTCTGAAGGATTTTGCCCAGAAGAAGGCTGTTGCTTTTATCCCTGGTGCTGCCTTTGGGCGTTACGGAGAAGGCTATGTTCGCCTCTCTTATGCGGCCAGCATGGAAACAATCAGGGAGGCCATGAAACGACTTGAGGAGTATATGAGAGAAGCATGATCCAGTCTATCACGAGTCAAGGTCTCGTACTCTACAATCGTAACTTTCGGGAGGATGATAAGCTAGTCAAAATCTTCACCGAGCAGGCTGGCAAGCGCATGTTTTTCGTCAAACACGCTGGTCAATCTAAACTAGCTCCGGTTATTCAGCCCTTGGTACTAGCTCGGTTTCTCTTGCGAATCAATGATGACGGCCTTAGCTACATCGAGGACTACCATGAGGTGATGACCTTTCCCAAGATTAATAGTGATCTCTTTGTCATGGCTTATGCAACCTATGTGGCTGCTCTTGCAGATGCTAGTTTGCAGGATAATCAGCAGGATGCTCCCTTGTTTGCTTTTTTGCAAAAGACTTTGGAGTTGATGGAAGCAGGCCTAGATTATCAGGTCTTAACCAATATTTTTGAAATTCAAATCTTGACTCGATTTGGAATCAGCCTTAATTTTAATGAGTGTGTCTTTTGCCATCGGGTCGGTCAGGCCTTTGACTTTTCTTTTAAATATGGAGCCTGTCTTTGCCCAGAGCATTATCATGAAGATGAGAGACGTTGCCATCTCAATCCCAATATCCCTTATCTGCTCAATCAATTTCAAGCCATTGATTTTGAAACCTTGGAGACTATTTCGCTCAAGCCTGAAATCAAGCAAGACTTGCGCAAGTTTATAGATCAAATCTACGAAGAGTATGTTGGAATTCACTTAAAATCAAAGAAATTTATTGATTCCCTAGCAGACTGGGGACAATTACTAAAAGAGGAAGACAAATGAAAAAAATCGCAGTAGATGCTATGGGGGGCGATTATGCACCTCAAGCTATCGTTGAGGGTGTCAATCAAGCCCTTACTGACTTTTCAGATATTGAGATTCAACTCTATGGAGATGAAGGCAAGATCAAGCAATATCTAACAGCGACAGAGCGTATCAGTATTATCCATACGGATGAGAAAATTGACTCAGATGATGAGCCGACAAAAGCAATCCGTAAGAAGAAAAATGCCAGCATGGTATTAGCAGCCAAGGCAGTCAAAGAGGGAGAAGCAGACGCCGTCCTCTCAGCTGGGAACACAGGTGCTTTGTTGGCTGCAGGATTCTTCATCGTGGGTCGTATCAAAAATATCGACCGTCCAGGACTCATGTCTACCTTGCCGACCATTGATGGCAAAGGGTTTGATATGCTAGATCTCGGTGCCAATGCGGAAAATACAGCCCATCATCTGCACCAATACGCTGTTTTGGGTTCCTTTTATGCGAAAAATGTTCGTGGGATTTCGAAACCACGTGTTGGTTTGCTCAACAATGGAACAGAAAGTAGCAAGGGCGATCCGCTTCGTAAGGAGACATACGACTTGCTAGTGGCTGATGAAAGTTTGAACTTTGTCGGAAACGTGGAAGCACGTGATCTGATGAATGGCGTTGCGGATGTTGTCGTAACAGATGGTTTCACGGGAAACGCTGTGCTCAAATCTATTGAAGGGACAGCCATGGGTATCATGGGCTTGCTTAAGACAGCTATCACAGGTGGTGGTCTTCGAGCGAAACTAGGTGCTCTTCTTCTCAAGGATAGCCTTAAAGGTTTGAAAAAGCAACTCAACTATTCAGATGTTGGTGGAGCGGTCTTGTTTGGTGTTAAGGCACCGGTTGTCAAGACTCATGGCTCAAGTGATGCCAAGGCTGTGTATAGTACGATTCGCCAGATTCGTACCATGCTAGAAACAGACGTAGTCGCCCAGACTGCGCGTGAATTTTCAGGAGAATAAAAAGATGACAGAAAAAGAAATTTTTGACCGTATTGTAACCATTATCCAAGAGCGACAGGGAGAGGACTTTGTCGTAACAGAAGCCTTGAGTTTGAAAGATGACCTAGATGCGGACTCAGTGGACTTGATGGAGTTCGTCTTGACACTAGAAGATGAATTCGGAATTGAAATCAGTGATGAGGAAATTGACCAACTGCAAAGTGTAGCAGATGTGGTCAGAACTATTAAAGGTAAGATATAGCAAAAAGCAACATGCAAGTCATGTTGTTTTTTTTGTTTGCAGAAAAAAGAAAAATGTTAAAATTTTTTGTAGAGATTGCGAATAAAGAGATAAGAAAGAAAAAAGGAGGAACGTTTATGTACGTGACCGGTTTTTATCCGTGGTTCATTAAGTGGTTTTTAAAATAAAAATGAATGAATTGTTCATTTTCGAATTGTTTTTCGAATAGATAGGTAAGAAGAAAAGGAAGGAGAGAAAAAAAGATTTCAGTAATTTATCCAATCTGGTTTTTAAAATGGTTTAAAATCTAGAAGTCGTAAACTAAAAAATAGAAATAAAGGAGAAAAAAGATGACAAACTTTGACAAAATGGAACAGAACTTTGTAACTCTTACAGAAGAAGAGTTGATGGATGTGGATGGGGGTTCTGTTACTGCTGTGGTAGTAGGGGGCATCCTACTTATTGGCGGTATTGCTTGGGGATACTTTATGTGATAATAGGAGGATAAAATGAATATGAATAATTTAAATAATTGGCCAGAGTTGACAGAAGACGAATTAATGAATACTGATGGAGGCGTGATCACATTCGCTACGATTGGTATTGGAGTGACTATTTTCCTTGGCGGTAGATTAATCGGGCAAGATTTAAAGCGTAGGTTTGGATAAAAAGTGATTAGGTATGAAAAATCGAAAAAATTTAATAGGCGTGCTTTTAATCAGTTTTGGAGCACTCTGCGTTCTAGGTGATTTAAATGTAATTACCTTTAAAGTTGATCAGTATGTAGGCTCGGAATTATGGATTCCAATCCTTATTTTAATGATGAGTTATTTGGATTCAGGCAAAAACAAGGTTTAAAGAGAACTATTGTTAGTGTGTGGGAAATACTATTGAATAGTCATCTTTTAGTTACTATCAATGAAAAAAGAACTAAAAAAATGGAGAAATAAACGAAGATTTCAGAAGAATTTTCAGTAATTATTATATCAGCTTCAGGAATAGTAGGGCTTTTGGTTGGAGTAGCTATTGGATTAGCCAGTATTATTTAAAAAGGAGAGAGAAAAATGAAAAAACTGGATGAAAAATTCGATATCATGACAGAAGCAGACTTATCTGTTACTGAGGGAGGCTTCATTGTTACTACTTCCACAGCAATAGCTTGGGGTGTATTAGGAGTAGCTTCTTATATGTATGGGCGTTATCTAGGAAGTAGACGCTAAGCTAAAAATTTGGGATAAAGTATGTAAGGAAATCAATTATGAATCACAACCTTAATCTCAATACATTGTTACCTAAACTAGCCACTATAGTTCCTTTGTTGGCAATAGCTCTTAATCTCGCGCTTCATGTGATTCGTACAGGTTCATTAGTATACTTTGATTGGAAATGGACTGTAGTTGGTTTACTTGCTTCGGGCTATTTTGGTATTTTTTGCAAAGATTTGTCAAAAGATAATCAAAACTATAAATGATGAATCTGAATGAAAAGGATTTTGTGCATGTGAATGGCGGAGTTTTTCCGCCTTTCTTATCAGGTAAATAGGAGTCTACCATGAAACAATTCTTATTAGGATTTGCTGAGGGGTATTTTATCGTATCGCTCATTATCTACATCGTAACGTATTTGATTTTGAAAAATCCGATCAATACCCTATTTTATCCAGAAACCTATCCGATTCTGCTTGGGTTGTTTTATGTAGGATACAAGTACAAAACAAAAGAAAGCAAGATTGGAAATTGATGGACCATCAGATTGGAGTTTGGGATGAAAGTTGTTCAATTACTACGCAAAGCTTGGCTAGAGACCACTGTATTATTTAGCTCGATGGCTTATCTAATTATTAGAATCGTAGCTGATGTAAACAAAATAAATCTACCTACATGGTTTGAATATTTTGATATACCTACGATTTCATTATTCTTGATGACCTTTATCTTACTTTATAGAAGTGAAGAAAAAGATAACAAACGATGACAACATGAGTCTGATCTCTGTAGCTCCAGCATAAAATAAATCTTGGAGTGTTAGACCAATGAACCATAATCTGCATTTAGTGAGGAAGGTGTCCGTATGTTAAAAAAGAAGTGATCTTATTAGGGGGTCTTCTACTAGTACGCATTGTACTTTCTATCCTTCAAGTTTTAATGGACTATAGGCTATTACCAGGGAAGTATAGTGTAAATTTCATGGAAGTCTCAGACTTATTCTCTTATCCCCTACTTCTTTTAATCATTTACATAGCGGTAAAATACCATACTATTCTCAAAAGAGAAAGTAAAGAAAGTAATGAGAACCGAAATGAATAAGATTTTAAAATCCTTCATTGTATTTATTTTTCTATTTTTAATGAATATTCTCATCTTTACGATACTAGCAACTCTTGGATTTCAGGTGACAATGAGTGAAAGTAGTTATCTGGTGCCCCCTGTGTTTGCTTTTATCGTTTTATACACCATTCACAAAAGAAGTGGGAAAGGTAAGAAATCTGTGTAATTGAATGTTCTAGGCAGGACTCTTGTTCTGCCTATTTTCTTTGACAAAAAGTGCTGTTCAGGTATGAATATTGTTTTTTCAGAAATAATTTTCCGATTTCTTCTTCGTTTGGTTAAAATAATCTTACAAAGTTTTTAAGAGATTGTTAGAAAAAAGGAGATGGATATGAAATTTGGGAAAAAACACTATCGTCCTCAGGTGGATCAGATGGATTGCGGCGTGGCTTCCTTGGCTATGATATTTAGCTACTACGGTAGTTATTACTCCTTGGCTCATCTACGAGAGTTGGCCAAGACGACCATGGATGGGACGACTGCTTTGGGGCTTGTAAAGGTGGCAGAGGAGCTTGGCTTTGAGACGCGGGCTATCAAGGCGGATATGACGCTCTTTGATCTGCCTGATTTGACCTTTCCTTTTGTGGCCCATGTGCTCAAGGAAGGGAAATTGCTCCACTACTATGTGGTGACAGGTCAGGATAAGAAGACCATCCATATCGCTGATCCAGATCCTGGTGTCAAGCTGACTAAGATTTCTCGTGAGCGATTTGCGCAAGAGTGGACAGGGATCAGTCTCTTTATGGCGCCATCTCCAGACTATAAACCCCATAAGGAGAAAAAACAGGGGCTCTTATCTTTCTTGCCCATCTTACTCAAACAGCATGGCTTAATTACCAATATCGTCCTAGCGACACTCTTGGTAACCCTGATTAACATTGTGGGTTCTTATTATCTTCAGTCTATCATTGATACCTATGTGCCAGACCAGATGCGTTCGACACTGGGCATCATCTCTATTGGGCTGGTCATCGTCTATATCCTCCAGCAGATCTTGTCCTACGCGCAGGAGTATCTCTTACTTGTTTTGGGGCAACGTCTGTCAATTGATGTGATTTTGTCCTACATCAAGCATGTTTTTCACCTGCCAATGTCCTTTTTTGCGACACGCAGGACAGGAGAAATCGTATCTCGTTTTACAGATGCCAATAGTATCATTGATGCGCTGGCGTCGACCATTCTGTCGATTTTCCTAGATGTGTCGACGATTTTGATTATTTCGCTTGTCTTGTTTTCACAAAATATGACGCTCTTTTTCATTAGTCTGCTTGCGCTTCCCATCTATACAGTGATTATCTTTGCCTTTATGAAACCTTTTGAAAAGATGAATCGGGATACTATGGAAGCTAATGCGGTTCTGTCTTCTTCTATCATCGAGGACATCAACGGCATTGAGACCATTAAATCTTTGACCAGTGAGAGTTCGTGCTATCAAAAGATTGACAAGGAATTTGTAGCTTATCTGAAAAAATCTTTTACCTATAGTCGGGCAGAAAGCCAGCAAAAGGCTCTGAAAAAAGTTGCCCAGCTCCTGCTCAATGTTGGTGTTCTCTGGCTGGGAGCTATTCTTGTCATGGATGGGAAAATGAGTTTGGGCCAGCTGATTACCTATAATACTTTGCTTGTTTACTTTACCAATCCTTTGGAAAATATCATCAACCTGCAAACCAAACTTCAGACAGCACAGGTTGCCAATAATCGCTTAAATGAGGTTTATCTAGTAGCTTCGGAGTTTGAGGAGAAGAAAACAGTCGAAGATTTGAGCATGATGAAGGGAGAGATGACCTTCAAGCAGGTTCACTATAAGTATGGCTATGGTCGTGACGTCTTGTCGGATATCAATTTGACCATTCCGCAAGGGTCTAAGATGGCTTTTGTGGGGATTTCGGGGTCAGGAAAAACCACCTTGGCCAAGATGATGGTTAATTTTTACGACCCAAGTCAGGGAGAGATTAGTCTGGGTGGTGCCAATCTCAATCAGATTGATAAAAAAGCCTTGCGCCAGTATATCAACTACCTGCCTCAACAGCCCTATGTATTTAACGGAACGATTTTGGAGAATCTTCTCCTTGGAGCCAAAGAAGGGACGACACAGGAGGATGTTCTGCGAGCAGTCGAGTTAGCTGAGATTCGGGAGGATATCGAGCGGATGCCACTGAATTACCAGACAGAATTGACTTCGGATGGAGCTGGAATTTCTGGTGGGCAACGGCAGCGAATTGCTCTGGCGCGTGCTCTTTTAACAGATGCCCCTGTCTTGATCTTGGATGAGGCAACTAGCAGTCTGGATATTTTGACAGAGAAGCGGATCGTGGATAATCTTATGGCTTTGGACAAGACCTTGGTTTTCATTGCCCACCGCTTGACCATCGCTGAGCGGACAGAAAAGGTTGTTGTTTTGGATCAGGGCAAGATTATCGAAGAAGGTACCCATGCAGACTTGCTTGCTCGAGGTGGATTTTACGCCCATTTGGTGAATAGCTAGAAAGAGGAGAAGATGCAACCAGAATTTTTAGAAAGTGCGGAGTTTTACCATCGTCGTTACCATAATTTTTCCAGTCGGGTGATTTTACCTATGTCACTTCTGCTCGTGTTTTTACTCGGTTTTGCAGTCTTTGCAGAGAAGGAGATGAGTTTGTCTACCAGAGCGACTGTCGAACCTAGTCGGATCATTGCCAACATCCAGTCGACTAGCAATCAACGCATCGTGGCCAATTATCTAGAAGAAAACAAACTAGTCAAGCAGGGAGATCTACTGGTTCAGTACCAGCAAGGGGCGGAAGCTGTTCAGGTTGAAGCATACACCAGTCAGTTGGAGATGTTTAAGGATCAAAAAAAGCAGTTAGGGTATTTGCAATCCAGTTTGAAAGAGGGAAGTGATCAATTTCCAGAGGCGGATAAGTTTGGTTATCAGGAGATGTTTCGGGACTATCTCAGCCAAGCTAGTAGTCTTAGAAGTAATGTTTCTCAGCAAAATGCCAGCATCTCCTCTCAAAATGCGGCAGCAAGTCAGAGTCAGGCCGAGATTGGCAATCTTATCAGCCAAACGCAGGATAAAATTCAAGATTACAAAACAGCTAAGTCGGCGATTGAAACAGGAGCTCAATTGGATAGTCAAAATGCGGCCTACTCTTTTTATCAGACCTATAAAAACCAAGCTGGAGAAGATCCGCAAGCTAAATCGCAAGTTATTGCACAGGTGGATGCACAAATCGCCCAGCTAGAGTCTAGTTTAGCTACTTATCGTGTGCAGTATGCGGGATCTGGAGCTCAACAAGCCTATGCAACGGGACTGGATAGTCAACTTGAATCCCTCAAGTCCCAGCACCTAGTCAAAGTCGGTCAGGAGTTAACCCTTTTGGATCAGAAAATTTTAGAAGCAGAGTCTGGTAAGAAAGTCCAAGGAGGTCTGCTGGACAAGGGGAAAATTACAGCAAGTGAGGATGGGGTGCTTCACCTTAATCCTGAAACCAGTGATTCTACCATGGTCGCAGAAGGAACCCTGCTAGCCCAACTCTACCCATCCTTGGAGAAAGAAGGGAAAGCCAAACTCACAGCCTATCTCAGTTCAAAAGATGTTGCAAGGCTTAAGGTAGGTGATTCTGTTCGCTTTACTACAACCAAGGATGCCAACAAAGAGCTCGTTCTTGTTTCTGCGATTACGAATATTGATGCGACAGCTACTAAGACTGAAAAGGGAAATTTCTTTAAAATAGAGGCGGAGACAAGTCTGACTCCTGAACAAGCAGAAGAGCTTCGCTACGGTTCAGAAGGACGTTTGACACTAATCACAGGAAAGAAAAGTTATCTGCGATACTACTTAGATCAATTTTTGAACAGAGAATAATGTTTGTTTTTAACGCGATATTATACTTTTAAAACTGTAAAATGTTTTGATTTTACAGTTTTTCTTAATATTTAAAAGAGGTATCTTCGCCGTCGTTCGCAAATTCTTGCTATTTCCGTTATTTTGTAGTAGAATGAAGTAAAGAAATACGAAAGGCGAACTTTAAAATGTCAAAAGAATTGATCTATTCGGGAAAAGCCAAGGATATCTATACAACTGAGGATGAAAATCTCATTATTTCAACTTACAAGGACCAGGCGACTGCTTTCAACGGTGTCAAGAAGGAGCAGATTGCGGGCAAGGGAGTCTTGAATAATCAGATTTCATCTTTTATTTTTGAAAAGTTAAATGCTGCTGGTGTAGCGACTCACTTTGTGGAGAAACTTTCGGACACGGAACAGCTCAATAAAAAGGTTGAGATTATTCCTTTGGAAGTTGTGCTCCGCAACTACACGGCTGGATCATTTTCAAAACGTTTTGGCGTTGATGAAGGTATCGCATTTGAGACTCCAATTGTCGAATTTTACTATAAAAATGATGATTTGGATGATCCCTTTATCAATGACGAGCATGTGAAATTCCTTAAAATTGCGGATGACCAGCAGATTGCTTACTTGAAGGAAGAAACCCGTCGTATCAATGAGCTCTTGAAGGCTTGGTTTGCTGAGATTGGCCTTAAATTGATTGACTTTAAGCTAGAGTTCGGTTTTGACAAGGATGGTAAGATCATCTTGGCAGACGAATTTTCACCAGATAACTGCCGACTTTGGGACGCTGACGGTAACCACATGGATAAGGATGTTTTCCGTAGAGGATTGGGAGAACTAACTGATGTTTACGAAGTTGTCTGGGAAAAGTTGCAAGGATTGAAATAACAACCTAAAGGCTGTTTGGGAACATTGCAAGAGCTGAAATAAAGGAATAAGAATTGATGGATAAACGTATTTTTGTTGAGAAAAAGGCTGATTTTCAGGTTAAGTCAGAGAGTTTGGTAAGAGAGCTCCAGCACAACTTGGGACTTTCAACTTTGAAAAGTATTCGCATTGTGCAAGTTTATGATGTCTTTGATTTGGCAGAGGACTTGTTTGCACCTGCAGAGAAGCACATCTTCTCTGAACAGGTGACAGACCATGTCTTGGATGAAGCTGCTGTGCAGGCAGATCTTGCCAACTATGCTTTTTTTGCCATTGAAAGCCTGCCAGGGCAGTTTGACCAGCGTGCAGCTTCTTCACAGGAAGCCTTGCTTTTGCTGGGAAGTTCGAGTGACGTGACGGTCAACACAGCACAATTGTACTTGGTTAATAACGATATTGATGCGACTGAGTTGGAAGCGGTCAAGAACTACCTGCTCAATCCAGTGGATTCTCGTTTCAAGGATATCACGACAGGAATTGCCAAGCAGGAATTTTCTGAGTCAGACAAGACAATTCCGAAATTGACTTTCTTTGAAAGCTATACGGCAGAAGACTTTGCCCGCTACAAGGCCGAGCAAGGTATGGCCATGGAAGTGGATGATTTGCTCTTTATCCAAGATTATTTCAAGTCAATCGGGCGTGTGCCGACGGAAACAGAGCTCAAGGTTTTGGACACTTACTGGTCTGACCACTGCCGTCACACGACTTTTGAGACGGAGTTGAAACAGATTGATTTCTCAGCTTCTAAATTCCAAAAGCAATTGCAAGCGACTTATGACAAGTATATTGCCATGCGTGAGGAGCTAGGTCGGTCTGATAAACCACAAACCTTGATGGATATGGCGACTATTTTCGGTCGTTATGAGCGTGCCAATGGCCGTTTGGACGACATGGAAGTGTCTGACGAAATCAATGCCTGCTCGGTTGAAATCGAAGTGGACGTTGATGGCGTCAAGGAACCTTGGCTCCTCATGTTTAAAAACGAAACCCACAACCACCCAACGGAAATCGAACCATTTGGTGGGGCGGCTACTTGTATCGGTGGAGCTATTCGTGACCCATTGTCAGGTCGCTCATATGTCTACCAAGCTATGCGTATCTCAGGTGCTGGAGATATTACAGCACCGATTTCGGAAACTCGTGCTGGGAAATTGCCGCAACAAGTCATTTCTAAAACAGCTGCTCACGGTTATTCTTCATACGGGAATCAGATTGGGCTTGCGACGACCTACGTTCGTGAATACTTCCACCCAGGCTTTGTAGCCAAACGTATGGAGCTTGGTGCAGTTGTCGGTGCAGCTCCAAAGGGCAACGTTGTCCGTGAAAAACCGGAAGCGGGCGATGTCATTATCTTGCTCGGTGGTAAGACTGGACGTGATGGTGTCGGTGGTGCGACAGGTTCTTCTAAGGTTCAAACAGTTGAGTCTGTAGAGACTGCCGGTGCTGAGGTTCAAAAGGGAAATGCCATCGAAGAACGCAAGATTCAGCGCCTCTTCCGTAATGGTGCTGTCACTCGTCTAATCAAGAAATCCAACGACTTTGGTGCTGGTGGTGTCTGTGTAGCCATCGGTGAATTGGCAGACGGTCTTGAAATCGACCTCAATAAGGTTCCTCTTAAATACCAAGGATTGAACGGTACCGAAATTGCTATTTCTGAATCTCAAGAACGGATGGCCGTGGTGGTTCGTCCTGAGGATGTAGATACCTTCGTTGCAGAATGTAATAAAGAAAATATTGACGCTGTTGTGGTTGCGACAGTGACTGAAAAACCAAATCTAGTCATGCACTGGAATGGTGAAACCATCGTCGACTTGGAACGTCGTTTCCTTGATACAAACGGTGTGCGCGTAGTCGTTGATGCCAAGGTTGTGGACAAGGATGTCAAACTCCCAGAAGAACGCACAACAAGTACTAACACACTTGAAGCAGATACCCTTTCAGTTCTATCTGATCTCAACCATGCGAGTCAAAAAGGCTTGCAGACCATCTTTGACTGCTCGGTCGGTCGTTCAACGGTCAATCACCCACTTGGTGGTCGCTACCAACTCACACCAACTGAGGCATCTGTGCAGAAATTACCAGTTCAACACGGTGTGACTCACACTGCGTCAGTCATGGCGCAAGGATTTAACCCTTATGTGGCAGAATGGTCTCCATACCACGGTGCTGCTTATGCGGTTATCGAAGCAACTGCTCGTTTAGTGGCTACTGGTGCAAACTGGTCCAAGGCCCGCTTCTCTTATC
Above is a window of Streptococcus oralis subsp. dentisani DNA encoding:
- the comB gene encoding competence pheromone export protein ComB, whose protein sequence is MQPEFLESAEFYHRRYHNFSSRVILPMSLLLVFLLGFAVFAEKEMSLSTRATVEPSRIIANIQSTSNQRIVANYLEENKLVKQGDLLVQYQQGAEAVQVEAYTSQLEMFKDQKKQLGYLQSSLKEGSDQFPEADKFGYQEMFRDYLSQASSLRSNVSQQNASISSQNAAASQSQAEIGNLISQTQDKIQDYKTAKSAIETGAQLDSQNAAYSFYQTYKNQAGEDPQAKSQVIAQVDAQIAQLESSLATYRVQYAGSGAQQAYATGLDSQLESLKSQHLVKVGQELTLLDQKILEAESGKKVQGGLLDKGKITASEDGVLHLNPETSDSTMVAEGTLLAQLYPSLEKEGKAKLTAYLSSKDVARLKVGDSVRFTTTKDANKELVLVSAITNIDATATKTEKGNFFKIEAETSLTPEQAEELRYGSEGRLTLITGKKSYLRYYLDQFLNRE
- the purC gene encoding phosphoribosylaminoimidazolesuccinocarboxamide synthase, with translation MSKELIYSGKAKDIYTTEDENLIISTYKDQATAFNGVKKEQIAGKGVLNNQISSFIFEKLNAAGVATHFVEKLSDTEQLNKKVEIIPLEVVLRNYTAGSFSKRFGVDEGIAFETPIVEFYYKNDDLDDPFINDEHVKFLKIADDQQIAYLKEETRRINELLKAWFAEIGLKLIDFKLEFGFDKDGKIILADEFSPDNCRLWDADGNHMDKDVFRRGLGELTDVYEVVWEKLQGLK
- the comA gene encoding peptide cleavage/export ABC transporter ComA; amino-acid sequence: MKFGKKHYRPQVDQMDCGVASLAMIFSYYGSYYSLAHLRELAKTTMDGTTALGLVKVAEELGFETRAIKADMTLFDLPDLTFPFVAHVLKEGKLLHYYVVTGQDKKTIHIADPDPGVKLTKISRERFAQEWTGISLFMAPSPDYKPHKEKKQGLLSFLPILLKQHGLITNIVLATLLVTLINIVGSYYLQSIIDTYVPDQMRSTLGIISIGLVIVYILQQILSYAQEYLLLVLGQRLSIDVILSYIKHVFHLPMSFFATRRTGEIVSRFTDANSIIDALASTILSIFLDVSTILIISLVLFSQNMTLFFISLLALPIYTVIIFAFMKPFEKMNRDTMEANAVLSSSIIEDINGIETIKSLTSESSCYQKIDKEFVAYLKKSFTYSRAESQQKALKKVAQLLLNVGVLWLGAILVMDGKMSLGQLITYNTLLVYFTNPLENIINLQTKLQTAQVANNRLNEVYLVASEFEEKKTVEDLSMMKGEMTFKQVHYKYGYGRDVLSDINLTIPQGSKMAFVGISGSGKTTLAKMMVNFYDPSQGEISLGGANLNQIDKKALRQYINYLPQQPYVFNGTILENLLLGAKEGTTQEDVLRAVELAEIREDIERMPLNYQTELTSDGAGISGGQRQRIALARALLTDAPVLILDEATSSLDILTEKRIVDNLMALDKTLVFIAHRLTIAERTEKVVVLDQGKIIEEGTHADLLARGGFYAHLVNS